From one Nitrospira sp. MA-1 genomic stretch:
- a CDS encoding PstS family phosphate ABC transporter substrate-binding protein: MKLIRLKVLKSSVLLGVMLVGTPVMGEHDLFPPIDQQIPHYASQSDVSGKINIVGSNTMDPILKKWKDQLGKVQPHLVITLDTEGSKVGFESLMSGKTHMAAMSRPLKNEEIELFTKRLGYAPTTVPVAVDAFAVFVHKDNPLDQITFQQLDAVFSSERRRGAQESLDHWGQLGLSGSWKQAPILAQIRDSNSGTGQFFRELVLMGGKDKESVAVQPGAASVVHAVMNDPYAIGYSGIGYRTDSVKPLRVATEEGKSFVEPTFESASNGSYPLRRVLYLYVNHSPQAQDSPLLSEIIKFAVSQEGQQVVAKSGFFPLPTKDLVALYADWSEPVTSAATNGNPKEIR; encoded by the coding sequence ATGAAATTGATAAGACTCAAGGTCCTTAAATCCAGTGTTTTGTTGGGCGTAATGTTGGTTGGGACACCTGTTATGGGAGAACACGATCTGTTTCCCCCTATCGATCAACAGATTCCTCATTACGCTTCACAAAGTGACGTATCAGGGAAGATCAACATAGTGGGCTCCAATACCATGGACCCAATTCTGAAGAAATGGAAAGACCAGTTGGGAAAAGTTCAACCTCATTTGGTCATTACCCTGGACACGGAGGGTTCCAAAGTCGGATTTGAGTCGTTAATGAGTGGGAAAACCCACATGGCGGCCATGTCCCGTCCGCTGAAAAATGAGGAAATCGAGCTATTCACCAAACGGCTAGGGTACGCACCTACTACGGTACCCGTTGCCGTGGATGCATTTGCCGTCTTTGTGCATAAGGATAACCCGCTCGACCAAATCACCTTTCAACAATTAGATGCGGTGTTTTCCTCCGAAAGGCGACGAGGGGCTCAGGAGTCTCTGGACCATTGGGGCCAATTGGGCCTTTCCGGCAGCTGGAAACAAGCGCCTATCCTTGCGCAAATTCGGGATTCCAATTCAGGAACCGGACAGTTTTTCAGAGAATTAGTCTTGATGGGCGGAAAAGATAAAGAGTCGGTTGCGGTTCAACCAGGCGCCGCGTCGGTTGTCCATGCCGTTATGAATGATCCTTATGCCATAGGGTATAGTGGAATCGGCTATCGCACCGATTCCGTCAAACCCCTGCGTGTGGCTACCGAGGAAGGGAAGTCTTTTGTCGAGCCGACATTTGAATCCGCGAGCAATGGATCCTATCCACTTCGTCGGGTGCTCTATCTGTATGTGAATCATTCCCCACAAGCACAGGATTCTCCTCTCCTGTCGGAGATTATCAAGTTTGCGGTAAGTCAGGAAGGCCAACAGGTTGTTGCCAAATCAGGCTTTTTCCCGTTACCCACCAAAGATTTGGTTGCCTTGTACGCCGACTGGTCTGAGCCGGTTACTTCCGCAGCCACCAATGGGAACCCCAAGGAAATCCGATAA
- a CDS encoding transglutaminase family protein: MKYQVTHRTTFAYTQPVAISHHVLRLTPRSHPRQHCLRSTMRFDPTPSVRSDGIDYFGNPITHLTIQTPHPELIVEAKTLVDVMKPDPIPLDQSPPWDQVVQQLQNPLDTPNLEAQQFMYDSPYITMDDATYDFVRECFPAGRPLLAGVMDLTSRIFQEFTYEGGVTEVSTPVQDVLTSRKGVCQDFAHLEIAALRSLGVPARYISGYLLTHPPEGQEKLVGADASHAWLAAWSPGLGWVDFDPTNNIIPGDEHITLAWGRDYGDVSPINGFMVGGGHHTLAVSVDVSPAPHPSLV, translated from the coding sequence GTGAAATATCAGGTCACTCACCGGACAACTTTTGCCTATACACAGCCTGTTGCCATTTCTCATCATGTGTTGCGTCTCACTCCCCGGTCCCATCCCCGACAACATTGCCTCCGATCGACGATGAGGTTTGACCCGACGCCATCTGTCCGTTCAGATGGCATAGACTATTTTGGGAACCCGATCACCCATTTGACCATTCAAACGCCCCATCCCGAATTGATCGTCGAAGCCAAAACCTTAGTGGATGTCATGAAGCCTGATCCGATCCCATTGGATCAAAGTCCGCCCTGGGATCAAGTCGTCCAACAACTCCAGAATCCGTTGGACACGCCGAATCTGGAAGCCCAACAATTTATGTATGACTCCCCGTACATCACCATGGACGATGCCACATATGATTTTGTTCGTGAGTGTTTTCCAGCCGGACGCCCCCTTCTGGCCGGAGTCATGGATTTAACCAGCCGAATTTTTCAGGAATTCACGTACGAAGGAGGTGTGACGGAAGTTTCCACACCGGTTCAAGATGTCCTCACCTCACGAAAAGGGGTGTGCCAGGACTTTGCGCATTTGGAAATCGCCGCACTCCGCAGCCTTGGTGTGCCCGCACGGTATATTAGTGGATACCTTTTGACGCATCCACCTGAAGGACAGGAGAAACTGGTAGGTGCCGATGCCTCACATGCCTGGTTAGCCGCATGGAGTCCCGGCCTCGGGTGGGTCGACTTTGATCCCACCAACAATATCATTCCCGGCGATGAACACATCACCTTGGCCTGGGGAAGGGATTATGGAGATGTCAGTCCGATTAATGGCTTCATGGTTGGAGGCGGACACCATACCCTCGCCGTGTCCGTGGACGTCAGCCCCGCTCCACATCCTTCACTCGTATAA
- a CDS encoding circularly permuted type 2 ATP-grasp protein, with product MDSMAASLSPEPPDSLSQPSTMYPPQPDTFDELVASDGSVRSHWQNLLKQFGSLDATQRRQAHETAARMLKDDGMTYLAGQNGRQSDRPWQLDLFPLLISQEEWQHLESGLIQRARLLNHILSDLYGPQQLLKNGTLPPAVVFGNPQFLQPCHGVPVAGGTYLHFLAFDVARAPDGNWWVLRDRTEAPTGAGFALENRIIVSRSLPNLFARTQVQRLSSFFQTFSESFRQFSQREDPMAVVLSPGPENMAYFEHAYLARYLGYPIVEGSDMTVRDERLFLKTVDGLKPVDLVLRRIYSDLCDPLELMTESSTGVPGLLQAIRAGHVTMANALGSGLIESEVLLSFLPTLSKFFFGEGLKIPSVATWWCGQANERAYVLDNMDHLLIRRVLTPKRGLTHDRLSSFGPDLNEQDRKALAQAIARRGHEYVGREIVSPSTTPFWTSQDELKPAPMTVRIYLTATKDGYTVMPGGLARVSVQSDPRGHWHEPGDFSKDTWVKSNGPLDIPAAVTLPHHTLQLRRGGRDLPSRTADNLFWLGRYTERAEGAIRLLRSLVLRMSGEAGIGDDPETLNRLVSLLVMQKHLSPRRAKRAVEGGAGAVEAELRTILFDPDTPDGLATILQNVRRTAELVRHRLSLDTWNILMELTGVPKEWAQTKGQSIDDAIRLLSRMIQHLAALNGMVMENMTRSYAWRFLEMGRRLERVRHLSKLIRHLASRGTPETTGALNLLLELADASITYRTRYKAEAKLAAVLDLLLADDTNPRSIIFQLSTIEAHINALPREEAAASINPALRITTRGWTDIRLADMMELAQSTTKTGVRVNLERLLKQLDQHVHQLSDVVAHTFFSHSLAQRISGPQWLEGIP from the coding sequence ATGGATTCCATGGCGGCCTCCCTTTCTCCCGAACCACCGGATTCCCTTTCCCAGCCCTCAACGATGTACCCGCCTCAACCGGATACCTTTGATGAACTCGTGGCGTCTGACGGGTCCGTCCGTTCGCATTGGCAGAATCTGTTGAAACAGTTCGGGAGCCTGGACGCCACCCAGCGCCGTCAGGCTCACGAAACTGCCGCACGAATGTTGAAGGATGACGGCATGACGTATCTTGCCGGTCAGAATGGACGACAATCTGACAGACCCTGGCAACTAGACTTATTTCCCCTGTTGATCAGCCAAGAGGAATGGCAACACCTCGAATCAGGGCTGATTCAACGAGCCCGCCTCCTCAACCATATCTTGAGTGATTTGTATGGTCCGCAACAATTGCTGAAAAATGGAACCTTACCCCCTGCTGTCGTGTTTGGAAATCCCCAGTTTTTGCAGCCCTGTCACGGCGTACCGGTGGCGGGAGGCACCTACTTACATTTCCTGGCGTTCGATGTGGCGCGAGCGCCGGACGGAAATTGGTGGGTCTTGCGGGATCGCACCGAAGCGCCCACCGGTGCCGGATTCGCCCTCGAAAATCGTATTATCGTCTCCAGGTCGTTACCCAATCTATTTGCCCGGACACAGGTCCAACGACTCTCTTCCTTTTTCCAGACCTTCAGCGAGAGCTTTCGCCAGTTTTCCCAACGGGAAGATCCCATGGCGGTCGTGCTCTCACCAGGCCCAGAAAACATGGCGTATTTTGAACATGCGTACCTGGCCCGGTATCTGGGATACCCGATCGTCGAAGGGTCGGACATGACCGTACGTGATGAACGGCTGTTCCTGAAAACGGTCGATGGTCTCAAACCCGTTGATCTGGTCTTGCGGCGGATTTATTCCGACTTGTGCGATCCCCTCGAATTGATGACGGAATCCAGCACAGGTGTCCCTGGGTTACTTCAAGCCATTCGAGCCGGACATGTCACGATGGCCAACGCGCTCGGGAGCGGATTGATCGAAAGCGAAGTCCTCTTAAGCTTTCTGCCGACGTTATCCAAATTCTTTTTTGGTGAAGGGCTTAAAATTCCCAGTGTCGCCACCTGGTGGTGTGGACAAGCCAACGAGCGGGCCTACGTGCTTGACAATATGGATCATTTGTTAATTCGTCGCGTATTGACCCCCAAGCGGGGCCTCACCCACGACCGTCTGTCTTCCTTCGGGCCTGACCTGAATGAGCAAGACCGTAAAGCCCTGGCTCAAGCCATTGCCCGGCGTGGGCATGAGTACGTGGGACGTGAAATCGTTTCCCCATCCACGACTCCATTTTGGACGTCTCAGGATGAACTCAAACCCGCCCCCATGACCGTCCGCATTTATCTGACAGCCACAAAGGACGGCTATACCGTCATGCCTGGGGGACTGGCTCGCGTATCGGTTCAATCAGATCCCCGTGGTCACTGGCATGAGCCCGGTGATTTCAGTAAAGACACCTGGGTGAAATCGAATGGTCCTCTTGATATCCCGGCAGCCGTCACACTTCCCCATCATACGCTTCAACTTCGGCGAGGAGGACGGGATCTACCCAGTCGAACCGCTGACAATCTTTTCTGGCTGGGACGTTACACGGAACGCGCCGAGGGCGCGATCCGTTTATTACGAAGCCTGGTCTTACGCATGAGCGGAGAGGCGGGAATCGGAGATGACCCCGAGACCCTGAATCGTTTGGTTTCCCTACTCGTGATGCAAAAACATTTATCCCCCCGTCGGGCCAAACGCGCGGTAGAAGGTGGAGCCGGTGCGGTGGAGGCGGAACTCCGAACGATTTTATTTGACCCGGATACGCCGGACGGCCTGGCAACCATTCTCCAGAATGTGCGACGCACCGCAGAACTGGTCCGCCACCGGTTGTCTCTCGACACCTGGAATATTTTAATGGAACTCACCGGCGTGCCGAAGGAATGGGCCCAGACCAAAGGACAAAGCATCGACGATGCCATTCGCCTACTGAGCCGGATGATACAACATCTGGCCGCGTTGAATGGGATGGTTATGGAAAATATGACTCGCAGTTATGCCTGGCGTTTTTTGGAAATGGGACGGCGCCTGGAACGCGTGAGACATTTATCCAAACTCATCCGTCATTTGGCATCACGAGGAACACCGGAAACCACCGGCGCCCTCAATCTGCTTCTGGAATTAGCCGACGCCTCCATTACCTACCGAACCCGATATAAGGCCGAAGCCAAACTTGCAGCGGTCTTGGATTTACTATTGGCCGATGACACCAACCCCCGTTCAATTATTTTCCAATTATCAACGATCGAGGCACACATCAACGCGTTGCCTCGAGAAGAAGCCGCTGCTTCCATCAACCCGGCACTAAGGATTACCACACGTGGGTGGACGGATATTCGACTGGCCGACATGATGGAACTCGCTCAATCCACGACAAAAACCGGAGTGCGAGTCAATCTGGAACGCCTCCTCAAACAACTGGATCAACACGTGCATCAACTCTCCGATGTCGTGGCTCATACCTTTTTCAGTCATTCATTGGCTCAACGCATTTCCGGGCCTCAATGGCTTGAGGGCATTCCGTGA
- a CDS encoding transglutaminase family protein: MALHVALNHQTHYRYDRLVQMGPHVIRLRPAPHSRTPILSYALKIEPTGYFLNWQQDPHGNYLARIIYPEKVWEFHVEVDLVADMVVYNPFDFFLEPDAETLPFTYDPMVKEDLLPYLAKEPPGPRLQEWLRSFTAPHEDPTVPFLMSLNQQLKSQIDYVVRMEPGVQTPDETLELGRGSCRDTGWLLVQILRHLGIASRFVSGYLIQLVADVKSLDGPSGADHDFTDLHAWVEAYLPGAGWVGLDATSGLLAGEGHIPLACTPHPLTAAPISGVMDICETTFSHEMSVTRIVETPRVTKPYTEEQWQAIDTFGQRLDQEMAANDVRLTIGGEPTFISIDHPDAPEWNTEAVGDTKRPLAAKLIKHLRERFAPGGLLHFGQGKWYPGEPLPRWAFSLYWRQDGKPIWQEDQFFAEENQASNISADDANHFIQGIANRVEVGTKTIQPVYEDPWHFIGQERKLPENLEPATNNLDDPMARARLAKVYERGLGKPAGYVLPLQRWNAKDGPRRWVTAAWTTRSQHLFLVPGDSPIGFRLPLPSLPVIDPKDYPYIIPTDPFDIRGPLPDPIQESSLQERRLQKLQGEGGPHEPAQVIMGQKSGVGAGGVVRASLTVEPRNGHLCVFMPPLESAEDYLDLVAVVKDTAAELNQPIHLEGYTPPYDPRINVLKITPDPGVLEVNIHPAKNWADMVAITTAIYEEARLCRLGTEKFMLDGRHTGTGGGNHVVMGGSTPADSPFLRRPDLLRSLIAYWQRHPSLSYVFSGLFIGPTSQAPRIDEARHDSLYELELGFAQVPPPNVDAPPLPWLVDRIFRNLLIDVTGNTHRTEICIDKLYSPDGPTGRLGLVEFRAFEMPPHERMSLAQQVLLLALVARFWKSPDQGNLVRWGTQLHDRFMLPHFLAQDLHEVIQEMNRAGYELHEDWFAPHLEFRFPLFGSINYGSLVMEVRQALEPWHVMGEQGAPGGTVRYVDSSVERLQIKLSGSTENRYIIACNGKRVPMTPTGRQGEAVGGVRYRAWQPPNCLHPKIGIDAPLTFDIYDQWAQRAVAGCTYHVVHPGGRNFEHFPVNAYEAESRRLARFHAFGHTAGPYAEPPDTSRPEFPCTLDLRWPA, from the coding sequence ATGGCACTCCACGTCGCACTCAATCACCAAACTCATTATCGCTACGATCGGCTCGTTCAGATGGGGCCTCACGTCATCCGGCTGCGGCCGGCTCCCCATAGCCGGACGCCCATACTGAGTTACGCACTCAAGATTGAGCCCACCGGGTATTTTCTGAACTGGCAACAGGATCCTCACGGTAACTATCTTGCACGGATTATTTACCCTGAAAAGGTTTGGGAATTTCATGTGGAAGTCGACCTTGTGGCCGACATGGTCGTCTATAACCCCTTTGATTTTTTTCTGGAGCCTGACGCCGAGACACTTCCCTTCACCTATGATCCTATGGTCAAAGAAGACCTGCTGCCGTATTTGGCCAAAGAACCACCTGGCCCTCGATTGCAGGAATGGCTGCGATCATTCACCGCGCCACACGAAGATCCGACCGTTCCCTTTCTCATGAGTCTCAATCAGCAACTCAAGTCTCAAATCGACTACGTCGTCCGCATGGAACCCGGCGTGCAAACCCCTGATGAGACGCTTGAACTTGGCCGTGGATCGTGCCGGGACACCGGTTGGCTCCTCGTGCAGATTCTTCGCCACCTTGGAATTGCCAGTCGATTTGTCTCTGGCTATTTGATTCAGCTTGTCGCCGATGTGAAATCGTTGGATGGTCCATCTGGTGCCGATCATGACTTCACAGACCTTCACGCCTGGGTCGAGGCCTATCTGCCTGGAGCCGGATGGGTGGGACTTGATGCCACGTCCGGCCTGTTGGCCGGAGAAGGGCACATTCCGCTTGCCTGCACGCCCCATCCGCTGACCGCCGCGCCCATTAGCGGGGTTATGGATATTTGCGAAACGACATTTTCCCATGAGATGTCGGTCACTCGTATTGTTGAGACGCCACGGGTCACCAAGCCCTACACCGAGGAACAATGGCAAGCCATCGACACATTTGGACAACGGTTGGATCAGGAAATGGCGGCCAATGATGTCCGGCTCACCATTGGCGGGGAACCCACCTTTATCTCCATTGATCATCCCGATGCTCCTGAATGGAATACGGAGGCCGTCGGCGATACGAAACGCCCGTTGGCGGCTAAACTGATCAAACACTTGAGGGAGCGCTTCGCTCCGGGCGGACTTCTGCACTTTGGCCAGGGGAAATGGTATCCCGGCGAACCGTTGCCACGCTGGGCATTCAGTCTCTATTGGCGACAGGATGGTAAACCGATCTGGCAGGAAGACCAGTTCTTCGCCGAGGAAAATCAAGCCTCAAACATTTCAGCCGATGATGCCAATCACTTCATTCAGGGAATCGCCAATCGGGTAGAAGTGGGTACCAAAACCATTCAACCCGTCTATGAAGATCCCTGGCATTTCATCGGTCAGGAACGAAAGCTGCCGGAAAACCTCGAACCGGCCACCAATAATCTCGACGACCCCATGGCTCGTGCCCGACTCGCCAAAGTATATGAACGCGGTCTGGGTAAACCGGCAGGCTATGTCCTGCCATTGCAACGATGGAATGCCAAGGACGGCCCTCGTCGCTGGGTCACCGCAGCATGGACCACACGCAGTCAGCACTTGTTTTTGGTCCCGGGTGACTCGCCAATCGGTTTTCGATTGCCCCTCCCGTCATTACCGGTTATTGATCCCAAAGATTATCCCTATATCATTCCGACGGACCCATTTGACATCCGAGGGCCCCTACCCGATCCGATTCAGGAATCCTCCCTTCAGGAACGCCGGCTTCAGAAACTACAGGGAGAAGGGGGGCCACATGAACCGGCTCAAGTGATCATGGGACAAAAAAGCGGGGTCGGCGCAGGAGGTGTGGTTCGCGCATCTCTCACGGTGGAACCTCGTAACGGGCACCTCTGCGTGTTCATGCCGCCTCTGGAATCGGCTGAAGATTATCTTGATCTGGTCGCCGTCGTTAAGGACACCGCTGCGGAATTAAACCAGCCAATTCACTTGGAAGGCTACACGCCCCCCTATGACCCTCGTATCAACGTTTTGAAAATCACTCCTGATCCTGGAGTGCTCGAGGTCAATATCCACCCCGCGAAAAATTGGGCGGACATGGTCGCGATTACCACGGCCATCTATGAAGAAGCGAGGCTCTGCCGATTAGGCACGGAAAAGTTCATGTTGGATGGACGACACACGGGAACCGGGGGAGGCAATCATGTGGTCATGGGAGGCAGCACCCCTGCCGACAGCCCCTTTCTGCGTCGGCCAGACCTCCTCCGGAGCCTGATCGCCTACTGGCAACGTCACCCTTCCCTCTCCTATGTTTTTTCCGGTCTCTTCATCGGCCCGACCAGTCAGGCTCCCCGCATCGATGAAGCCCGGCATGATTCCTTGTATGAACTGGAACTGGGATTTGCCCAGGTTCCTCCCCCCAACGTCGATGCGCCCCCACTTCCGTGGTTGGTTGATCGGATCTTTCGAAATTTGCTCATTGATGTCACAGGGAATACGCATCGCACGGAAATTTGTATCGACAAACTCTATTCCCCTGATGGCCCGACCGGTCGACTCGGTTTGGTGGAATTCCGGGCCTTCGAGATGCCGCCCCATGAACGCATGAGTCTGGCTCAACAGGTTCTCCTCCTTGCGCTCGTCGCCCGTTTTTGGAAATCTCCGGACCAGGGAAACCTTGTTCGATGGGGCACCCAACTCCATGATCGCTTCATGCTCCCACATTTCCTCGCTCAGGATCTCCATGAGGTCATCCAAGAGATGAACCGCGCCGGGTACGAACTGCATGAAGACTGGTTCGCGCCTCACCTGGAGTTTCGTTTTCCGCTCTTTGGTTCGATCAACTATGGCAGTCTGGTCATGGAAGTTCGACAGGCTCTGGAACCATGGCATGTGATGGGAGAACAAGGAGCCCCTGGAGGCACTGTGCGATATGTGGATTCTTCGGTCGAACGGCTACAGATCAAGCTGTCCGGGTCAACAGAAAACCGTTATATCATCGCCTGCAATGGCAAACGCGTACCGATGACACCAACCGGACGGCAAGGAGAGGCGGTCGGCGGCGTCCGGTACCGGGCCTGGCAGCCTCCAAACTGTTTACATCCCAAAATCGGAATTGACGCCCCGCTGACTTTTGACATTTACGATCAATGGGCCCAACGGGCGGTTGCCGGGTGCACCTACCATGTGGTTCATCCGGGCGGACGGAATTTTGAACATTTCCCCGTCAACGCCTATGAAGCCGAAAGCCGCCGGTTGGCCAGGTTTCATGCCTTTGGTCATACCGCGGGACCCTATGCCGAACCACCAGATACTTCTCGCCCGGAATTTCCTTGTACCCTCGACCTCCGTTGGCCGGCGTAA
- a CDS encoding circularly permuted type 2 ATP-grasp protein, with product MKSGFDEMFESSGVPRRHYRRLVERLRNFSSKDLELKRRQADQAFLRQGITFTVYGDLQQTEKIFPFDLMPRIIPDLEWRVIEEGIRQRVMALNMFLVDLYGDQRILNDQVVPRELIESSVHFQKDLVGFCPPKEVFIHVSGIDLIRNHEGSYYVLEDNLRTPSGVSYVLENRLVMKQLFPNLFADMQVRPVDQYPTQLLENLKWLAPLGKENPTVVLLTPGVFNSAYFEHCFLSLQMGIQMVEGRDLVVESDDKVYMKTTQGLEQVDVIYRRVDDAFLDPEVFRKDSVLGVPGLVRAYRAGNVGLANGIGNGIADDKAVYTFVPKMIDYYLSEKPILQNVPTYLCGNPEDRKYVLDHLESLVVKAVGESGGYGMLMGPSSTKAEQEEFRKKIETDPRSYIAQPVVTLSHHPCIVDGEENMRLVGRHIDLRPFVLWGEEISLSLGGLTRVALKEGSLVVNSSQGGGSKDTWVLYGDE from the coding sequence ATGAAATCAGGTTTCGATGAAATGTTTGAGTCGTCCGGCGTTCCGCGTCGTCATTATCGGCGTCTCGTCGAACGGTTACGGAATTTCTCTTCGAAAGATCTGGAATTGAAACGGCGTCAGGCCGATCAGGCCTTTTTGCGGCAGGGGATCACCTTTACCGTCTATGGCGATCTCCAACAAACCGAGAAGATTTTTCCCTTTGATCTGATGCCACGGATCATCCCTGATCTCGAATGGCGAGTCATTGAAGAGGGGATTCGCCAACGCGTCATGGCCTTGAATATGTTTTTAGTGGACTTGTATGGCGATCAACGGATTCTGAACGATCAGGTGGTACCTCGCGAACTCATAGAAAGTTCCGTACATTTCCAAAAAGATCTGGTGGGTTTTTGCCCGCCCAAAGAGGTGTTCATCCATGTATCGGGGATCGATTTAATTCGGAACCATGAAGGCAGCTATTACGTGCTTGAGGATAATCTCCGGACACCTTCAGGTGTGTCGTACGTGCTGGAAAACCGACTGGTCATGAAGCAACTGTTTCCCAACTTGTTTGCCGACATGCAAGTCCGGCCGGTGGATCAATATCCGACGCAGCTCCTGGAGAATCTCAAGTGGCTGGCTCCCCTTGGCAAGGAAAATCCCACCGTCGTCCTTCTGACTCCCGGTGTGTTTAACTCCGCCTACTTTGAGCATTGCTTTTTGTCTTTACAAATGGGAATTCAAATGGTGGAAGGCCGGGATCTTGTCGTGGAATCTGATGATAAGGTGTATATGAAGACCACTCAAGGTCTCGAGCAGGTGGATGTGATTTATCGCCGGGTGGATGATGCCTTCCTCGATCCGGAAGTTTTTCGCAAGGATTCCGTGCTAGGTGTTCCCGGCCTGGTCCGGGCCTATCGGGCAGGAAATGTGGGCCTGGCCAATGGCATTGGCAACGGGATCGCGGACGATAAGGCGGTCTATACCTTCGTACCGAAGATGATCGACTACTATTTAAGCGAGAAACCGATTCTGCAGAATGTCCCGACCTATTTGTGCGGGAATCCTGAAGACCGGAAGTATGTGTTGGATCATCTCGAGTCGTTGGTCGTCAAAGCCGTGGGGGAGTCAGGCGGGTATGGGATGTTGATGGGACCCAGTTCGACCAAAGCCGAGCAGGAAGAGTTTCGGAAGAAAATCGAAACCGATCCACGCAGCTACATTGCCCAGCCGGTGGTGACCCTCTCGCACCATCCCTGTATCGTGGATGGAGAAGAGAACATGCGATTGGTCGGGCGCCATATCGATCTCCGGCCGTTTGTGCTCTGGGGGGAGGAAATTTCCTTGTCCTTGGGAGGGTTGACCCGTGTGGCCTTAAAGGAAGGCTCCCTGGTGGTGAATTCTTCCCAAGGCGGAGGAAGTAAGGACACGTGGGTTCTCTATGGGGATGAATAG
- a CDS encoding alpha-E domain-containing protein, translating to MLSRTAESFFWIGRSVERAEYTARFVNVHFHLLTEIATQEDQANIWTRYLEDTGELEAYTKIFGEVQTRPVMEFVTLCRDNPNSLTNLIAAARNSARGIQDQLSSEVWHFMNDFYLSLKGKTELDLWSDTHDLLRYVRNTCYTLDGVVGSTMVHDEGWNFYRLGLNIERGGRTARLIDIPVLSDPTTEPRRISEYHQCLAALKSASAFEAYRKFYSAQLVPKRIVEFLLFHDKFPRSVRYTTGQISKVVERLAGSSRRAETRQAIRLSGALAADLEFGSLQEVYSTGLSLFLGQMLENFDQLSNLIALAFFRTSGYSTSSQSQSQTQSV from the coding sequence ATGTTGAGTCGAACGGCAGAATCGTTTTTCTGGATCGGGCGCTCGGTGGAGCGGGCTGAATATACCGCCAGGTTCGTGAATGTGCATTTTCATTTGCTCACCGAAATCGCAACTCAAGAAGACCAGGCCAATATCTGGACTCGATATTTAGAGGATACCGGGGAACTTGAGGCCTATACCAAAATTTTTGGGGAAGTGCAGACTCGGCCGGTCATGGAATTTGTTACCCTCTGCCGTGACAATCCGAATTCGCTGACCAATCTGATTGCAGCCGCGAGAAATAGCGCCCGCGGAATCCAGGATCAGTTGTCCAGCGAAGTCTGGCATTTTATGAATGATTTTTATCTCAGCCTCAAGGGAAAGACCGAACTTGATCTGTGGTCGGATACACACGATTTGCTCAGGTATGTACGGAATACCTGCTACACATTGGACGGGGTTGTCGGCAGCACGATGGTACATGATGAGGGATGGAACTTTTACCGGTTGGGTCTGAACATTGAGCGGGGTGGTCGGACGGCTCGACTCATTGATATTCCTGTTCTCAGTGATCCCACGACGGAACCCAGGAGAATTTCCGAATATCATCAGTGTTTAGCCGCGTTAAAATCAGCCAGCGCCTTCGAGGCCTATCGGAAGTTTTACTCGGCACAGTTGGTGCCGAAACGCATCGTGGAGTTTCTCCTCTTTCATGATAAATTTCCTCGATCCGTCCGATACACGACGGGACAAATCAGTAAAGTCGTGGAACGGTTAGCCGGAAGTAGTCGGCGGGCCGAAACCCGTCAGGCGATCAGATTAAGTGGGGCCTTGGCGGCGGATCTGGAATTTGGCAGCTTGCAAGAGGTCTATTCCACAGGTTTATCACTTTTTCTGGGCCAGATGCTTGAGAATTTTGACCAGCTTTCAAACTTGATCGCGTTGGCATTTTTCCGCACCAGTGGCTATTCGACTTCCTCCCAATCCCAATCCCAAACCCAATCAGTGTGA